The genomic interval CCCATTCAGGTTTGCCTTGTCTGTTCCTCCTGGCTCTGATCCTGGACTGGACACAGTCCTAATCTGAAAGTGGACTGGTGCCTTCtgtccacccccacctccattcCTTCCCAGTGATaagagaaaagatgcttgtttgAACCAGCATGGCATCTGGGTCGTCCTTCTTTCGTGAACAGGAGTCCTTTGACTGGGTGGcttggggacaggggtggggctGCCGTGCTCCACTGATACCCGGGTGGCCgtgtggctggagaggaggccACACTGGTCTGCCACGAGATGACCCAGATGAGCACCGAGGCAGTAAGGACCTCGTGCTTTGTGCTTACCTCTTGACAGCCCTTTTTGTGGACTTGACTGGCTACatttttctctcaacttttctaaaacagaaaaagaaaaagtcatgtcTATGGCTATAAATATTGATCTACAAGCTTGAGATTCAATACCTTTAAGTAAATCTTTTACTGTCTTTCCATCCCTTTTGAAGGCAAGAAAACCATCTTGCCTTATCTGAAAAAAGTACTCCATTTTACTTGGAAATAAAGAAGGACTGAATAAAGAAGTAACAGAGATATActtaattattaacatttaaaatatgccaCTTTCCAAATTAATAACTAGTTTTTTCAAGACTAGgagaaaatttagagaaagattGTTACAAgccataaatataaaatatttttttagctgAAATTCAAAGCCAGAAATCATACAggtaaaaaatgaacagattgactatttaaaaaattataatgttcATACTTTGAAAAACATCCTTACAATagcaacacaaaacagaaaaatttcaatatgtaacattagaaagttaatatttttaataaataaagcaaaagatgATTAGTACACTAGGAAAGTGGGcaaaacataatttgaaaatgctcaaagagaaaatgcaaatgaaaaatttatttaagaatcaTCTTTAGACCACTAATAATCAAAGTTTTTGATTAGTTTGACTAATAATCAAATATATTGTTACAGGGAATGTAAACAATTACATTTTCTGCAGAAcagtttatataatataatacatatagtatataatataaaacTTAAGATATATAGACTCCGACCAAGTAATTTcacatttagaaattaattctGAGGAAATTATAGGACAAGTGTGCAAAGATACAAACACAACCAAATACGATTTCCATTTTCATACAAAACCTGTAAATAACTGTCCATCAGTAGGTAGTTATTTAATTACATTGTGGTTAACCATACAATAATGCACTACGTAGCTAAAAGATAGGGAAATAGATAACATTGACATGAGATATGTGTGttaaacactaaaagaaaagcagtttcactattaaaaagatgtgtactCAAGGGCAGAAatccaataaaattaataaccttTACTGGTTCATTAAGAACATTCTTATGTGCAACTGGCTTTTTTTTATGGTAAATGGTGGGGAAGAAATGCAATGACTACTCCTGAGTGTCAGGGACACTGCTCTGATTTGTACTAAGGCACCAGCAGTTTTACCTGCTGTGGGTCTTGCTCCATGTGTACAAAGGTCAACatagagaaaaaggcaaataacatcttttAATGAAGACAGTTTTGACCTTGAAGATCTACTGAAAGGGTTTCAGAGATACCCCCCAGGGGTTCCTAACCTCACTTTGAGCCTCTGGTCCAGGGGCTCAGATAACTGACTCCCACTAGATGTCcttgggagaaagtatttgcaaatcatatctatGATAAagggtaatatccaaaatatataaagaactaatacaattcaacagcaaaagacacaaacaatccaatttaaaaaatgggtagaggatctgaataaacacttttccaaagaagacatacaggtggtCAATGGgtgcatgaaaaggtgttcaacatcactacttatcagggaaatgcaaatcaaaaccacaatgagatagagCTTCATAgatgttagaatggctattatcaaaaagataagaaataacaattgttggcgaggatgtggagaaaaggtaacccttgtgtgctgttggtgggaacataaattggtgcagccactatggaaagcagtatggaggttcctcagaaaattgaaactagaactaccatacgatcttgcaatttcatttctgggtatttatctgaaggcaatgaaaacactaacttgaaaagatatatgcacccccatgttcactgaacCATCATAGCCAAGACATGGCAGCTAGGTAAGtatccatcaatgaatgaatggatagaggaaatgtggtgtaacatacaatgaaatgttattcagccatgaaaaagaaggaaagcttgccacttgtgacaacatgactggaccttgagggcattttgctaagtgaaataagtcacgcAGAGAAAGACATATACCATGTGATCTTGCTTTTACGTGGCatctaaaaaaaacaaccaaaaaatgaactcatagatacagagaacagattggtgattgtcAGAGGCAAGGGGTTGGAGTGcatgaaatgggtgaaggggtcaaaaggtacaaacttccagttataagacaaataagtcaCGAGGATGTAAtatgcagcatggtgactatagttaataacaccgtactgtatttttcaaagttgctaagagagtagatcttaaaaatcctcgtaacaggaaaaaaaattttaactatgcgtggtgacagatgttaactagatttactgtggtgattattttgcaatatatacaaatattgagaCCTTATGTTGTGCATCTGAAGTTAACAtactatgtcaattatatctgatTAAAAAAAGCACCCAGCTGTCTTTGATTAAGCTAGACATTAAAGAGatgtgcaaaaatgtaaaatgatgccactcttctcactaattattttaaatttggaaaagatacttatttttcataaaaaatgtttttatgttaaGTGATTGATTTAGTGTTACTCTTAAATCAATTaatacctaaatatttttaaacaatcggttttaatttctaataaggTTCATACAGATAGatataaagaacatgaaaaaaactCTTTGAGATCCTCAATAATTTCTAAGATTGTAAATGAGCCCTAAGACCAAAATGTTTGACAGCTGCCGCCCAGGTCACAGCTGAGGTCAGCAGGACCCTAGGAACACAGCTGCTTCTGCGCAAAACCTCCTCAGATGCAACAGATCTTTgttccctctctgtccctcttgtCAAACCTCACCATCTTTCTCTGCACTTCTCCCTCCTTCACTATTAACTTTACACGTCCACCCAACCCTGTGCCCGCTCCATGACAGACCCTCCCACACTGAGCATTCAAACGGCAGATTCCATTACCAGCCTCATCCTCTGATGCAGACATTTGGACACATCCAGTCCTCGCTTTTTGGACCCTTGCCATGACCTCTGAGTTCCCGGTTGAGTCATCCATCCTTTGAGTTGCCTGATCCATGACTTGGAGCTTCTGTTGGATTTCGTGTACAGCTGAGGATGTCCCTGGGCCAAAGAGTGATTTGTGAATAGTTTTAATTGGGTTCCCAGTGAACCCCATCTCCCCCTGTTAGTGATTTCTTTCTCATGCTCCCAGTCCCTACCCTTTCAGGAAATCTTTGTATTCCGTACCTCACATATACCTTGCTATTTCTCTATAACTACTGCTCTCTTTTCTTGTGtgtatctttctttctccccagacTCGCAATcttccttcctgttcctctctttccccttcagCTCCTCGTTTTGTTCATTAATTACAGGCGTATCGAGGGCAGGAGTTTTGGTCTGTTTTGCTCACGGCTGAGTCCTCAGGACCCAGGACAGGTGCCTGCCACACACTTCACTCAATTCATCTTTGTTGAATGA from Equus quagga isolate Etosha38 unplaced genomic scaffold, UCLA_HA_Equagga_1.0 114762_RagTag, whole genome shotgun sequence carries:
- the LOC124232773 gene encoding sp110 nuclear body protein-like, which gives rise to MGFTGNPIKTIHKSLFGPGTSSAVHEIQQKLQVMDQATQRMDDSTGNSEVMARVQKARTGCVQMSASEDEAEKLREKCSQSSPQKGLSRGKHKARGPYCLGAHLGHLVADQCGLLSSHTATRVSVEHGSPTPVPKPPSQRTPVHERRTTQMPCWFKQASFLLSLGRNGGGGGQKAPVHFQIRTVSSPGSEPGGTDK